From one Enterococcus sp. DIV2402 genomic stretch:
- a CDS encoding LytR/AlgR family response regulator transcription factor → MHVLIVDDEPLAREELSYLVLQHPKITSTAEAESVEEAMAEMMDQKPDIIFLDIHLTNESGFELAEKLTHLKKAPYLIFATAYDAYALQAFQVNAKDYLLKPFEEKKIHQALDKAMKEITPQHVVATSKFEAIPIQGNDRIYLVAPEDIYLISVEERQLNIETREQHYQMTGTLNKIEQKLPSELFLKTHRSFILNRTKIQEIQPWFNHTLQVILENGSRVPVSRSYVKIFREQVGLE, encoded by the coding sequence ATGCACGTATTAATTGTGGATGATGAACCGTTAGCACGTGAAGAATTAAGTTACTTAGTGCTGCAACATCCAAAAATTACCTCTACGGCAGAAGCAGAATCTGTCGAAGAAGCAATGGCAGAAATGATGGACCAAAAACCTGATATTATCTTCTTAGATATTCATTTAACAAATGAAAGTGGATTTGAACTGGCAGAAAAACTAACTCATTTAAAAAAAGCGCCGTATTTAATTTTTGCGACAGCGTATGATGCTTATGCGCTCCAAGCTTTTCAAGTAAATGCGAAAGATTATCTGTTAAAGCCATTTGAAGAAAAGAAAATTCATCAAGCCTTGGATAAAGCAATGAAAGAAATCACTCCGCAACACGTTGTCGCAACATCCAAATTTGAAGCCATTCCGATTCAAGGGAATGACCGTATTTATTTAGTTGCGCCGGAAGACATCTATTTAATCTCTGTCGAGGAAAGACAATTAAATATTGAAACCAGAGAACAACATTATCAAATGACCGGCACATTAAATAAAATTGAACAAAAACTGCCGTCTGAATTATTTTTGAAAACGCATCGTAGTTTTATTTTAAATCGTACCAAAATTCAAGAGATTCAACCGTGGTTCAATCATACACTTCAAGTGATTTTGGAAAATGGTTCGCGGGTTCCTGTCAGTCGTTCGTATGTGAAAATTTTTAGAGAGCAAGTCGGTTTGGAGTAA
- a CDS encoding sensor histidine kinase — translation MFELFILMMERVGLIILLAFLLVNVSYFKKILLSRETIHSKIRLVLIFGVFAIISNFTGIEITANQIIPSNVLTYLSSDASIANTRTLVIGVSGLIGGPFVGGAVGLIAGIHRVIQGAGTGLFYIPASLLVGILSGILGKKLTKDYQFPKATQAAMVGIIMEVIQMLFILFFSGSFMDGVMLVRLIALPMILLNSVGTFIFLSILTTTLKQEEQAKAVQTHDVLELAAETLPYFREGLNEHSCQKVARIIQHYTKVSAISMTDNHQILAHVGAGDDHHIPELEVITELSKEVLRTGKMTIAHSKAEVGCSHPDCPLQAAIVIPLLSHQKIVGTLKMYFTDPTHLTHVEEQLAEGLGTIFSSQIELGEAELQSKLLKEAEIKSLQAQVNPHFFFNAINTISALMRKDSEHARRLLLQLSTYFRGNLQGAVQTTIPLEQELDQVSAYLSLEQARFPDRYQVEFDIETGTDEYYVPPYAIQVLVENTIRHAFGNRKTNNHVKVVVRKIEKNLIIDVWDNGIGIPEDRRVLLGREPVKSEKGTGTALENLARRIENLYGGDGKFQIENRPTGGSHARLAVPIRDPR, via the coding sequence ATGTTTGAATTATTTATTTTAATGATGGAACGTGTAGGATTAATTATTTTATTAGCTTTTTTATTGGTCAATGTGTCTTATTTTAAAAAGATTTTATTGAGTAGAGAAACCATTCATTCTAAAATTCGATTGGTACTTATTTTTGGTGTTTTTGCTATTATTTCTAATTTTACAGGGATTGAGATTACGGCTAATCAGATTATTCCAAGCAATGTTTTAACGTATTTGAGTAGCGATGCGTCAATTGCCAATACACGAACCTTAGTCATTGGTGTGTCTGGTTTAATAGGGGGACCATTTGTTGGGGGAGCGGTTGGTTTAATTGCGGGGATTCACCGAGTGATTCAAGGAGCAGGAACGGGACTATTTTATATTCCAGCTTCCTTGCTTGTTGGTATTTTATCCGGAATTCTTGGGAAAAAATTGACAAAAGATTATCAATTTCCCAAAGCCACACAAGCAGCAATGGTGGGTATTATTATGGAAGTTATTCAAATGCTCTTTATTTTATTTTTTAGTGGTAGTTTCATGGATGGGGTGATGCTGGTACGTTTAATTGCGTTGCCAATGATTTTATTAAACAGCGTGGGAACCTTTATTTTTCTATCTATTTTAACCACAACATTAAAGCAAGAAGAACAAGCAAAAGCTGTGCAAACGCATGATGTCTTAGAACTAGCTGCCGAAACGTTGCCTTATTTTCGGGAAGGGCTTAATGAGCATTCGTGTCAGAAAGTCGCTCGTATCATTCAACATTATACGAAAGTTAGCGCTATTAGCATGACAGACAATCATCAAATTTTGGCACATGTTGGCGCTGGTGATGACCACCACATTCCTGAGCTTGAAGTGATTACGGAGTTGTCAAAAGAAGTCTTACGAACTGGCAAGATGACAATTGCTCATTCTAAAGCAGAGGTAGGTTGTTCTCATCCTGATTGTCCCCTGCAAGCGGCTATTGTCATTCCGCTATTATCGCATCAAAAAATTGTTGGTACATTAAAAATGTATTTCACGGATCCAACACATTTAACACACGTGGAAGAACAATTAGCAGAAGGCTTAGGAACGATTTTTTCTTCACAAATCGAGTTAGGAGAAGCTGAACTGCAATCGAAATTATTAAAAGAAGCTGAAATTAAAAGTTTACAAGCACAAGTCAATCCGCACTTCTTCTTCAATGCAATCAATACAATTTCTGCACTGATGCGTAAAGACAGTGAGCATGCACGACGTTTGTTATTACAATTAAGCACGTATTTTAGAGGGAATTTACAAGGTGCGGTACAAACCACGATTCCTTTAGAGCAAGAACTTGATCAGGTGAGTGCGTATTTGTCTTTAGAACAGGCTCGTTTTCCAGACCGTTATCAAGTAGAATTTGATATTGAAACAGGAACAGACGAGTATTATGTACCTCCATATGCCATTCAAGTACTGGTAGAAAATACAATCCGACATGCGTTTGGCAATCGAAAAACGAATAATCATGTAAAGGTCGTTGTTCGTAAAATTGAAAAAAATTTGATTATTGATGTTTGGGACAATGGCATTGGTATTCCCGAAGATAGACGTGTATTATTAGGTAGAGAACCAGTGAAATCTGAAAAAGGAACTGGAACCGCATTGGAAAATTTGGCACGACGCATTGAAAATCTTTATGGTGGCGATGGAAAATTTCAAATTGAAAATCGTCCAACTGGTGGCAGTCATGCGCGTTTAGCAGTTCCAATTAGAGACCCGAGGTGA
- a CDS encoding sulfatase-like hydrolase/transferase, protein MQPNILFILTDQQRKDTLSAYGNLPCTTPHLDKLSEESYIFENAYTTCPICTPARASLQTGLYPMHHGMLTNSYNYGNMVQELADTPELLSRQLVKMGYQVGYTGKWHLGSGVDNVKQDAYIQKYMGDIQFAEFGLRNDALPTTVGYTGDDFPGHGFGGHYYPQFQEYLAENNLDFKIEQIINGFYQQHQAGIVTTGVETTIESFLVHRTKMILSEFQKEQAPWYFQLNFWGPHEPYFVPQEFLEPYKDVAIPAWENFEDKGVLKPRIHDVKRGDFTTWEEIEPVVKHYFAGVSHIDYQIGEVIRYLKDNDLYDDTVIIFSADHGESLGIHDGLCDKAIFMYDETVSIPLFVKPAKSQTRQELTEFVTSCDIYSTILDYAGVSEAQRERDGQSMRPLMENVHLVWPETVVTECSGIGSILFSQRMIRKKDIKYVFNCGDVDELYDLASDPYEMDNKIEQEAYQSIVQEMRQALYNWMIENNDNLIFEYQALRMRGVRP, encoded by the coding sequence ATGCAACCGAATATATTATTTATTTTAACTGACCAACAGCGTAAAGATACGTTATCAGCCTATGGAAATCTACCGTGTACAACCCCTCATTTGGATAAATTAAGTGAGGAATCGTACATTTTTGAGAATGCCTACACAACCTGTCCAATTTGTACGCCTGCTAGAGCGTCCTTACAAACGGGGTTATATCCGATGCATCATGGCATGCTAACGAATTCGTATAACTATGGCAATATGGTTCAAGAACTAGCAGATACACCTGAGCTATTGAGTCGTCAATTGGTGAAAATGGGGTACCAAGTAGGCTATACTGGCAAATGGCATTTAGGATCAGGCGTAGATAATGTGAAACAAGATGCGTATATTCAAAAATATATGGGAGATATTCAATTTGCGGAATTTGGATTGCGCAATGATGCGTTGCCCACGACAGTAGGTTATACGGGCGATGATTTTCCCGGACATGGCTTTGGTGGTCACTATTACCCACAATTTCAAGAGTATTTAGCAGAAAACAACTTAGATTTTAAAATTGAACAAATTATCAATGGTTTTTATCAACAACATCAAGCAGGGATAGTAACAACTGGTGTTGAAACGACTATCGAAAGCTTTTTAGTTCATCGGACCAAGATGATTTTATCTGAATTTCAAAAAGAACAAGCACCGTGGTATTTCCAATTGAATTTTTGGGGACCACATGAACCTTATTTTGTGCCACAAGAATTTTTGGAACCATATAAAGATGTCGCTATTCCTGCATGGGAAAATTTTGAAGATAAAGGCGTATTGAAACCCCGCATTCATGATGTTAAACGGGGAGATTTTACTACATGGGAAGAAATTGAACCTGTAGTCAAGCATTATTTTGCTGGTGTGTCGCACATTGACTATCAAATTGGTGAAGTTATTCGCTATTTGAAAGACAATGACTTATATGATGATACAGTTATTATTTTTAGCGCAGACCATGGAGAATCTTTAGGTATTCATGATGGACTTTGTGATAAAGCGATATTTATGTATGATGAAACGGTGAGTATTCCCCTGTTTGTTAAACCAGCGAAATCACAAACTCGCCAAGAATTGACGGAATTTGTGACGAGCTGCGATATTTATTCGACAATTTTAGATTATGCGGGTGTGTCGGAAGCACAACGCGAACGCGACGGACAATCGATGCGTCCACTGATGGAAAATGTCCATCTAGTTTGGCCAGAGACTGTTGTTACGGAATGTTCAGGGATTGGCAGTATTTTATTTTCACAACGGATGATTCGTAAAAAAGACATCAAATATGTATTTAATTGTGGGGATGTGGATGAATTGTACGACTTAGCCAGTGATCCTTATGAAATGGATAATAAAATCGAACAAGAAGCCTATCAGTCAATCGTCCAAGAAATGCGCCAAGCCTTGTATAATTGGATGATAGAAAATAATGATAACTTGATTTTTGAATATCAAGCATTACGTATGCGTGGTGTGCGCCCATGA
- the lrgA gene encoding antiholin-like murein hydrolase modulator LrgA, producing MEKKVYSFLQQAFIFALIMLIANGLTKIMPIPVPASVIGMILLFVGLCTKIIKLEQVEDLSNSLSRVITFLFVPSGISLINSLDIMKQYGFQILFVILVATLALLASTGWTGAFLLHIKDNRTTEKTEKHVPTEHKGGVSL from the coding sequence ATGGAAAAGAAAGTATATTCATTTTTACAACAAGCCTTTATTTTTGCATTGATTATGTTAATTGCCAATGGTTTAACTAAAATCATGCCGATTCCCGTACCTGCATCAGTAATTGGAATGATTTTACTTTTTGTAGGATTATGTACCAAGATTATTAAATTAGAACAAGTAGAAGATTTGAGTAATTCGTTATCGCGAGTCATTACTTTCTTATTTGTACCTTCTGGAATTTCGTTAATTAATTCATTGGATATTATGAAACAATATGGTTTTCAAATTCTGTTTGTCATCCTAGTCGCAACCTTAGCATTATTAGCTTCTACAGGTTGGACAGGCGCGTTCTTATTACACATTAAAGATAATCGAACGACTGAAAAAACAGAAAAACACGTTCCTACAGAGCATAAAGGAGGCGTGTCATTATGA
- a CDS encoding NAD(P)/FAD-dependent oxidoreductase, whose protein sequence is MKEVAILGAGYAGLRALYELQKKATGAFHITLVDRNEYHYEATDLHEVAAGTQPKEKITYDIKDVVNPKVTTFIQDEVVKIDSDKKEVTLKNNKPLHYDYLIVGLGFRSETFGIPGAEENALEMVNIESAVKIYEHIKDAMAKYKATQDKKYLKLVVCGAGFTGIELVGSLVEAKKGYAKIAGVNPDAIEIYCVEAAPTILPMFNDELTNYCLKYLDKWNVHLMTGCAIKGIKPEHVVYANGDTEKELEAATIIWTTGVSGSFVMGESGFEERRGRVMVNDNLTAPGQDDIYIIGDVAAVMDKESNRPYPTTAQIALKMGDYAAKHIISRSKGQTLPGFVFKSAGSVASIGNTHAFGMVGKTGVKGYPASFIKKMIMNKSLLETGGVKEVMAKGRFDLYH, encoded by the coding sequence ATGAAGGAAGTAGCGATTTTAGGCGCTGGGTACGCTGGGTTACGAGCTTTATATGAGTTACAAAAGAAAGCAACAGGAGCATTTCACATCACATTAGTGGATCGTAATGAGTATCACTATGAAGCAACCGATTTACATGAAGTTGCTGCCGGTACACAACCAAAAGAAAAAATCACGTATGACATTAAAGATGTTGTTAACCCTAAAGTAACAACATTCATTCAAGATGAAGTCGTAAAAATTGATTCAGATAAAAAAGAAGTTACATTAAAAAACAACAAACCTTTACATTATGACTACTTAATTGTTGGTTTAGGTTTCCGTTCAGAAACATTCGGTATTCCAGGTGCAGAAGAAAACGCCCTAGAAATGGTTAACATCGAATCAGCAGTAAAAATTTATGAACATATCAAAGATGCAATGGCGAAATACAAAGCAACACAAGATAAAAAATACTTAAAATTAGTTGTTTGTGGTGCTGGATTTACAGGAATCGAATTAGTTGGTTCTCTTGTTGAAGCGAAAAAAGGCTACGCAAAAATTGCTGGGGTCAATCCAGATGCTATCGAAATTTATTGCGTGGAAGCAGCGCCAACTATTTTACCAATGTTTAATGATGAATTAACTAACTATTGCTTGAAATACTTAGACAAATGGAATGTACATTTGATGACAGGTTGCGCAATTAAAGGGATCAAACCAGAGCATGTTGTTTATGCAAATGGCGACACTGAAAAAGAATTAGAAGCAGCAACAATTATCTGGACAACAGGTGTAAGTGGAAGTTTTGTTATGGGTGAATCTGGCTTTGAAGAACGTCGTGGTCGCGTAATGGTTAACGATAACTTAACTGCACCAGGACAAGATGATATTTACATCATTGGTGACGTTGCTGCTGTAATGGATAAAGAATCAAATCGTCCTTATCCAACAACTGCGCAAATTGCGTTGAAAATGGGCGATTATGCAGCAAAACACATTATTAGTCGTTCAAAAGGACAAACATTACCAGGATTTGTTTTCAAATCGGCAGGTTCTGTCGCTTCAATTGGTAACACACATGCATTTGGTATGGTTGGAAAAACTGGCGTTAAAGGCTATCCAGCTTCATTCATCAAAAAAATGATTATGAACAAATCATTACTTGAAACAGGTGGCGTGAAAGAAGTAATGGCGAAAGGCCGTTTTGATTTATATCATTAA
- the lrgB gene encoding antiholin-like protein LrgB, with protein sequence MSPYVGIIISFVVFGIGSWAFKTSKGFFLFTPLFVAMILGVLTLKVTGISYEQYNEGGKFISFFLEPATVAFAIPLYKKRDVLKKYWIEILTALTIGSFGSLIAVVLAGKLIQMNPSIIASILPQAATTAIAVPISESVGGVASITAFTVIFNGVLTYALGRIALKWFHIQHPVAKGLALGAAGHALGVAVGLEMGETEAAMASISVVVVGVITVIVVPVFATLIGI encoded by the coding sequence ATGAGTCCATACGTAGGTATTATCATTTCATTTGTTGTGTTTGGGATTGGAAGTTGGGCATTTAAAACAAGCAAAGGATTTTTCTTATTTACGCCTTTATTTGTTGCGATGATTTTAGGTGTTCTAACTTTGAAAGTCACTGGCATCAGCTACGAACAATATAATGAAGGGGGGAAATTTATCAGTTTCTTTTTAGAACCAGCAACCGTTGCGTTTGCGATTCCTTTGTATAAAAAAAGAGATGTCTTGAAGAAATACTGGATTGAAATTTTAACAGCATTAACAATCGGTTCATTTGGTTCATTAATTGCGGTAGTACTTGCAGGAAAATTGATTCAAATGAATCCAAGTATTATTGCTTCTATTTTACCCCAAGCGGCAACAACAGCAATTGCCGTACCGATTTCTGAATCAGTTGGTGGTGTGGCTTCAATCACTGCATTTACAGTTATCTTTAATGGCGTATTGACGTACGCATTAGGTCGCATAGCATTGAAGTGGTTCCATATCCAGCATCCGGTTGCCAAAGGATTAGCATTAGGTGCAGCAGGCCATGCCCTTGGTGTAGCAGTAGGATTAGAAATGGGCGAAACCGAAGCAGCAATGGCAAGTATTTCAGTTGTGGTTGTTGGCGTAATTACAGTTATTGTCGTACCCGTATTTGCGACATTGATTGGGATATAA
- a CDS encoding LytR/AlgR family response regulator transcription factor, which translates to MINVFICEDNLIQRTRLETIINNFLLMEDIDMKLALSTANPEELLTYLHRHPQSQSIFFLDIDLNHTLDGIQLGSQIRDLCIDSKIVFITTHSELAPLTFKYKVEAMDYIVKDDPEELASRVKDALNQAKKHYLAEHKKDETHIRLRVGSQIRLFELADIMFIETSPGSHKLVLHLTNSLVEFYGTITEVEKLSSDFVRVHKSFVANQKNILQVDTKNRYLTFINGETCWASFRKLSQLNRTLTET; encoded by the coding sequence ATGATTAATGTATTTATTTGTGAAGACAATTTAATTCAGCGAACAAGATTAGAAACAATCATTAATAACTTCCTTTTAATGGAAGATATAGATATGAAATTAGCGTTAAGTACAGCGAATCCGGAAGAATTACTGACCTATTTACATCGCCATCCCCAATCACAAAGCATTTTCTTTTTAGATATTGACTTAAATCATACGCTAGATGGCATTCAACTAGGTTCACAAATTCGCGATTTATGTATTGATAGTAAAATTGTTTTTATTACGACACACAGTGAGTTAGCACCACTAACATTTAAATATAAAGTCGAAGCGATGGATTACATTGTCAAAGATGATCCTGAAGAATTAGCTTCTCGAGTGAAAGACGCATTGAATCAAGCAAAAAAACATTATTTAGCTGAACATAAAAAAGATGAAACACATATCCGCTTGCGAGTGGGTAGCCAAATTCGCTTATTCGAATTAGCAGATATTATGTTTATTGAAACATCGCCTGGTTCTCACAAGCTTGTTTTACATTTAACAAATAGTTTAGTGGAATTCTATGGTACGATTACCGAAGTTGAAAAATTATCCTCAGACTTTGTAAGAGTTCATAAATCATTTGTCGCAAATCAAAAAAATATTTTGCAAGTCGACACTAAGAATCGATATTTAACTTTTATAAATGGTGAAACTTGTTGGGCATCTTTTCGAAAACTGAGCCAGTTAAATAGAACCTTAACAGAAACATAG
- a CDS encoding sensor histidine kinase, with amino-acid sequence MFYLLVASSVIQIFCNFLILDKLPILKKYNLFLSSIILIISFNLSIYISQIDTLVLFVLLFSLSYMNNRTQMFGKILFHFAIAYFVVFSFNYLFTDIVIKIILSENSLLMFLWFCFTLTLNISLAFFIRRFLLSKLTNKLSLFGGYILFTLVFSYQLYKLSEYVQISPTDLKLDTLLRIFNIFIILLVISGIISIVMVKRHQKLALETQKKEIEYQSMQLYTAELNKQYQEIRKFRHDYINILSSMESYMELEQMSELKDYYHQHIQPTRAIFSEHFTKLNDLQKIEDPAIRSIFMTKLVLAQEKNISVQLEISELIQLPDSIDPVILVRIFGILLDNAIEELTILNKGELEIAIFKLEQDTIFIIQNTARVNIEPLHQLKTNGFSTKGNHRGIGLSTVDNLIKQVPNLLLETIIENQLFTQKLTILTDRYHKLPN; translated from the coding sequence ATGTTTTATTTATTGGTGGCTTCAAGTGTTATTCAAATTTTTTGTAATTTTCTTATTTTAGATAAACTTCCTATTTTAAAAAAATATAACCTGTTTTTATCAAGTATTATCCTAATTATTTCATTTAACTTGAGTATTTATATTTCACAAATAGACACACTTGTTTTGTTTGTTCTACTTTTTTCTCTTTCTTACATGAATAATCGAACACAAATGTTTGGAAAAATATTATTTCATTTTGCAATAGCTTATTTTGTAGTCTTCTCCTTTAATTATTTATTCACCGATATAGTTATTAAAATCATATTGAGTGAAAATAGTTTATTAATGTTTCTCTGGTTTTGTTTTACTTTAACCCTCAATATTTCTCTTGCATTTTTTATCCGTCGTTTCTTACTATCCAAACTTACAAATAAGTTAAGTTTATTTGGTGGATACATATTATTCACACTAGTTTTTAGTTATCAGTTATATAAATTAAGTGAGTATGTCCAAATAAGTCCAACTGATTTGAAGCTAGATACACTTTTGCGTATTTTTAACATTTTTATTATTTTGCTAGTTATCAGTGGAATTATTAGTATTGTAATGGTAAAACGTCATCAAAAATTAGCTTTGGAAACACAGAAAAAAGAAATTGAATATCAATCGATGCAACTCTACACAGCAGAATTAAATAAACAGTATCAAGAAATACGAAAATTTAGACATGATTATATTAATATTTTGTCCTCCATGGAAAGCTATATGGAACTGGAACAGATGTCTGAATTAAAAGACTATTATCATCAACATATTCAACCAACGCGAGCCATTTTTTCCGAACACTTTACTAAATTAAATGACTTACAGAAAATTGAAGACCCAGCTATTCGAAGTATTTTTATGACAAAATTAGTATTAGCACAAGAAAAAAATATCTCTGTGCAATTAGAAATCAGCGAATTAATTCAACTTCCGGACTCAATAGATCCCGTCATTCTTGTCCGTATTTTCGGTATCTTATTAGATAATGCTATTGAAGAACTCACTATTTTGAACAAAGGCGAACTAGAAATTGCTATCTTTAAATTAGAACAAGATACTATATTCATAATTCAAAATACAGCACGTGTGAATATTGAACCGTTACATCAACTTAAAACAAATGGTTTCTCAACCAAAGGAAATCATCGTGGTATTGGATTAAGTACTGTAGATAATTTAATTAAACAAGTTCCAAATCTTTTATTAGAAACAATAATTGAGAATCAGTTATTTACGCAAAAATTAACGATTTTAACAGATAGATATCACAAATTACCTAACTAA
- a CDS encoding polyprenyl synthetase family protein produces MLSYWNDYPTIQNKLQIVCSLIEKQMRVRNKDIQETLIDFSQAGGKYLRPAFFLLFASLGDPEKQDEEQLIKIAASLEILHMATLIHDDIIDDSPLRRGTKTVQSRYGKDIAVYTGDLLFTEFFKLIIEAMNGSKFLAINARSMHRLLLGELDQMNTRYNKTETIRDYLRSVNGKTAELFWLACAQGAHFGHTEAYVQRIAGRIGRNIGIAFQVYDDILDYTADEETLKKPILEDLAQGVYTLPLLLAKAEHPSVFLPYLEKEDKITPEESQEVADLVVKYQGVEMAKDIARRYTQKALVDIEILPDGEAKEMLQLLTTQLLLRSY; encoded by the coding sequence ATGCTATCTTACTGGAACGATTATCCCACTATTCAAAATAAACTCCAAATCGTTTGCTCACTAATAGAGAAACAAATGCGAGTTCGCAATAAAGATATCCAAGAAACGCTGATTGATTTTTCACAAGCTGGCGGAAAATATTTACGCCCGGCTTTCTTTTTGTTATTCGCTTCCTTAGGAGACCCTGAAAAACAAGACGAAGAGCAATTAATCAAGATTGCAGCATCTCTTGAAATACTTCACATGGCAACGTTGATTCATGACGACATTATTGATGATTCACCATTGCGCAGAGGGACGAAAACTGTCCAATCACGCTATGGTAAAGATATTGCCGTTTATACCGGCGACTTATTATTCACAGAATTCTTTAAATTAATCATTGAAGCGATGAATGGCTCGAAATTTTTAGCCATTAATGCTCGTTCAATGCACCGTTTGTTATTGGGCGAACTCGATCAAATGAACACCCGTTATAACAAAACAGAGACCATTCGTGATTATTTACGCAGTGTGAATGGCAAAACCGCTGAGTTATTCTGGTTAGCTTGTGCACAAGGCGCACATTTTGGACATACAGAAGCGTATGTCCAACGTATCGCTGGTCGTATTGGTCGAAATATCGGCATTGCTTTTCAAGTTTACGATGACATTTTAGACTATACCGCCGATGAAGAAACTTTAAAAAAACCAATTTTAGAAGATTTGGCACAAGGTGTGTATACCTTGCCTCTACTCTTAGCGAAAGCCGAACATCCTTCTGTTTTCTTGCCTTATTTAGAAAAAGAAGACAAAATCACCCCTGAAGAATCACAAGAGGTAGCAGATTTAGTTGTAAAATACCAAGGTGTCGAAATGGCAAAAGACATCGCCCGTCGCTATACACAAAAAGCGCTTGTTGATATCGAGATCTTACCTGATGGTGAAGCCAAAGAAATGTTGCAATTATTAACGACACAATTATTGTTACGCAGCTATTAA
- a CDS encoding prenyltransferase, which produces MSLSVFFELVEMKAKTASVLPFLIGLCYSWYHYGTLHLGYVLVYFVAMFIFNMAVDILDNYNDYHHATEGHDYKQKTNIIGRENLSLRLVFWLMTSMIIISAILGIALAAVVGWPLLWMGLYCYLVGIFYSSGPRPLSSLPLGEFFSGSTMGIMISFICVYLNTFETFHWNFSEIFSIFIIALPNTMWIANLMLANNICDKEEDEKNERYTLVHYLGKQRSINLFVGMNILAFLGIILSVVLKIAPVTVLLTFLVAPFIWKQITLFRNKQVKRETFICAVRILAVGSAAQVITYLLGILI; this is translated from the coding sequence ATGTCACTATCTGTTTTTTTTGAGCTCGTTGAGATGAAAGCTAAGACGGCAAGTGTCCTGCCATTTTTGATAGGACTTTGTTATAGTTGGTATCATTATGGTACGCTGCATCTTGGTTATGTTCTCGTTTATTTTGTTGCAATGTTTATTTTTAATATGGCAGTAGATATTTTAGATAATTATAATGACTATCACCATGCAACAGAAGGACATGATTACAAACAAAAAACCAATATTATTGGGCGTGAAAATTTATCGTTACGCTTGGTGTTTTGGTTAATGACGAGCATGATTATTATTTCAGCAATCTTAGGGATTGCACTAGCAGCTGTCGTGGGCTGGCCATTATTATGGATGGGATTGTATTGCTACTTAGTCGGTATTTTTTATTCTTCCGGACCTAGACCATTATCAAGTCTACCACTTGGAGAATTTTTCTCTGGATCGACTATGGGTATTATGATTTCATTTATTTGTGTGTATTTGAATACTTTCGAAACATTTCATTGGAATTTTTCTGAAATATTCAGTATCTTTATAATTGCGTTGCCTAATACAATGTGGATTGCGAATTTAATGCTTGCAAACAACATTTGTGATAAAGAAGAAGATGAAAAAAATGAACGTTACACCTTAGTTCATTATTTAGGAAAACAACGTTCAATTAATTTGTTTGTGGGCATGAATATCCTAGCTTTTCTAGGAATTATCTTATCCGTTGTGCTAAAGATTGCACCGGTGACAGTCTTATTAACATTTCTAGTCGCACCATTTATTTGGAAACAAATAACTCTTTTTAGAAACAAACAGGTAAAACGGGAAACATTTATTTGTGCCGTGCGAATTCTCGCTGTAGGTTCAGCAGCACAAGTAATCACCTACTTGCTAGGTATCCTTATATAA